The following proteins come from a genomic window of Phnomibacter ginsenosidimutans:
- a CDS encoding T9SS type A sorting domain-containing protein — translation MLATGQQITYSIADAAGRILMTNKQAVQQGMSQVSVDVSRMPAGILYLQIQTQDGQRTVQKLMKQ, via the coding sequence ATGCTTGCTACCGGTCAGCAAATCACTTACAGTATTGCAGATGCTGCAGGTCGTATTCTGATGACCAATAAGCAAGCTGTTCAGCAAGGTATGTCTCAGGTTTCTGTAGATGTAAGCCGCATGCCAGCAGGTATTTTGTACTTGCAAATTCAAACACAAGATGGTCAGCGTACAGTACAAAAGCTGATGAAACAATAG